Proteins from a genomic interval of bacterium:
- a CDS encoding OsmC family protein → MAIRSKVYHYPVKVKWQNERIGLLELKGKPPLQVATPPEFKGHKGFWTPEDLFVSALASCFMTTFLGTAYHRGLAFESFEADAEGKLERPEKKFLFTEVIIRVRIVLPSDGDLMLAHEVLDFAKKDCLVSNSIVSNVKIEPIIWVKKAKAEKKRESTVMA, encoded by the coding sequence ATGGCCATCCGCTCAAAGGTCTATCACTACCCTGTGAAAGTGAAATGGCAGAACGAGCGCATCGGACTTCTCGAGCTGAAGGGCAAGCCCCCCCTGCAAGTGGCCACCCCGCCCGAGTTCAAGGGCCACAAAGGCTTCTGGACCCCGGAGGATCTGTTTGTCTCCGCGCTCGCGAGCTGTTTCATGACGACATTTCTCGGGACCGCCTATCACCGCGGGCTCGCCTTCGAGAGCTTCGAGGCGGACGCGGAAGGCAAGCTCGAGCGGCCGGAGAAGAAGTTCCTCTTTACGGAGGTCATCATCCGGGTTCGTATTGTGCTCCCCTCGGACGGTGACCTCATGCTCGCTCATGAAGTTCTGGATTTCGCCAAAAAGGATTGCCTGGTCTCCAATTCGATCGTTTCGAATGTGAAGATCGAGCCGATCATTTGGGTGAAGAAGGCGAAAGCGGAGAAGAAGAGGGAAAGCACCGTCATGGCCTGA